CCGACCCCTACTTTCGCATGACCCGCCTGGCCTTTCTCGAAGATCTCGATGTTTTTCTCGGGCCATCCTGGATATTGGACCGCCGAGACTTGTTAGAAGTCTACCCTTATTACATGCACCTCAATCACTTTGTTAACAGCTTCCGCCTTAACTATGCCCAGTCTAGGGGGCGTCTATGAACAAGGTATTTGTACTGGTGCTATCCATCTGTTTTGCACCACTAATGTTTGCCAGTGAGGGACAAAGCCCCTCCGCTTTTTCCCAACTGGATAGGCAGGTGTACATTGAGCAAAGCCTTGTAGCCCTTGGCAAATCCAAGAAAAGGGATATTGAGAATCTCTATAAATTCCTTAGAATTGTCCGCACCAATAACTGTGTCCCCGTGGTGAAACAGCTGGGTATCCAATGTATGATCGAAACGGCCAAACGGAACTGCGCCAACAAGGGGAAAAAGGCCAGGGACCTTTGCCAGCGAGTTTCCGATGTGATCATCGCCACCCTTTTTGAAGAGCCCAGAATTGTCGATAGACGAATGAAGTCCAAAATCGCCAAAGCCACGACCGGATCTATCCGTGAAGCGGTTTATGAGGAGATGAAGCGCCACTATGCCATTCTTTCACTGGATCTTATGGCTGACCCGGGTTGGGAGTGCAATGCGCAAGATCTAAAGTGTCTTTCCCGAGGTATTCATCGTTACTGCGAAAAGTATTCGGACTCCAAAAGTGGCTCCTGGCAAGGCTGCGCCAGTGGTCTGGTTTGGTACATTGGTTTAAATCGAAACGAGAGGTCCTAGTTATGTCGCGCGAAATGTTTAGCTTACTGGAAAAGGAAATGGAAAACCTTCATACGGCTGGTCTCTTTCATGATGAATACGAGACTGGAGTTCGCGATCAGGGATCGGTCCAGGTCGACGGTCAAACTTATATCGATCTCACATCACAGGACTACCTAGGTTTGGCCCTGGACCCGGCTGTAAAAAAGGCAGCCCAATTAGCCATTCAAGAGGATGGTGTGAGTATGGGTTCTCAAAGATTTATCACTGGCACCCACCGCATTCACCAGGACATGGAAAGGGCAATTGCCAATTACTTTCAAATGTCCGACGCGGCCTTGTTTGCGACTCTTTACCAGGCCAACATTGGACTCTTCGAATCCCTACTGACACATCAAGATTTCATTTTCTGCGATCTCTTTTCCCACCCCTCCGTGGTCGATGGCGTCCAGCTGACCAAAGCCAAAAAGTCCTTTTACGCCCGCAACGACCTGGAGGATTTGGAGGACCAACTTAAGAGGTCGCCCCAGGCCCGCTTCCGCGTGATCATTACCGAAGGGGTTTTTGGCAATGATGGTCAGATTGCCCACCTCGATGGCATATGCAATTTGGCCGATGAGTACGACGCTATCGTTGTTGTTCACGACAGTCATGGAGTTGGTGTGATTGGTGAAACCGGCCGTGGCAGCGCCGAGGTTCACGGAGTTCTCAAGCGGATCGATTTGCTCACCGCAAGCTTTGGCGTGGCCCTGTCGGGGGTGGAGCTGGCTTTTGTTACTGGGCAAAAAGACATTATCCGCTGGCTGAAACAAAAGTGTAAGTCCTATGTGTTTTCCACCAGCCCTTCACCTCCTACCGTAGCGGCGGCGCGTACGGCCCTGGACCTGGCCGACCAGGGACAAAAACGACGCCAGGACCTGGAAGAAAGAATTCAGTACTTCCGCTCCAACCTTAACAAAATGGGTTTTCGTGTGATCAAAAGCACCCATCCTATTGTGGGAATCGCCAGCCACGACGCGGTTAAAACCCAAAGGGTCATTGATTCCCTCTACAAGGACCAAGTATTCGCCATTGGTCTCTGCTACCCCGTCGTACCCAAAGGTTTTGCACGAATACGTGCCCATATCACCGTTAGCCACAGTATGGAGCAACTCAATCAAGCCTTGGAGGCTTATGAGAGAGCTGGAAAGAAACACAAAATTCTGCGCTAACTCTACCGTCCTTCAAAGCGGCGGTAGAACTCTTCCATGATCTTGGCGTAGAGATCATCCCCCAAATACCGATCCTCAACTCCCGCATCAATATTGGGATTGTCATTGACCTCAATGACATAGACTTCACCA
This is a stretch of genomic DNA from Pseudobdellovibrionaceae bacterium. It encodes these proteins:
- a CDS encoding aminotransferase class I/II-fold pyridoxal phosphate-dependent enzyme, with protein sequence MSREMFSLLEKEMENLHTAGLFHDEYETGVRDQGSVQVDGQTYIDLTSQDYLGLALDPAVKKAAQLAIQEDGVSMGSQRFITGTHRIHQDMERAIANYFQMSDAALFATLYQANIGLFESLLTHQDFIFCDLFSHPSVVDGVQLTKAKKSFYARNDLEDLEDQLKRSPQARFRVIITEGVFGNDGQIAHLDGICNLADEYDAIVVVHDSHGVGVIGETGRGSAEVHGVLKRIDLLTASFGVALSGVELAFVTGQKDIIRWLKQKCKSYVFSTSPSPPTVAAARTALDLADQGQKRRQDLEERIQYFRSNLNKMGFRVIKSTHPIVGIASHDAVKTQRVIDSLYKDQVFAIGLCYPVVPKGFARIRAHITVSHSMEQLNQALEAYERAGKKHKILR